One window of the Chlorogloeopsis sp. ULAP01 genome contains the following:
- a CDS encoding glycosyltransferase family 2 protein produces the protein MKPLVSAIIPTRNRAVIVKRSVQSALAQTLKQIEVIVVIDGPDEATQVVLAEIDDPRLRVIELPISGGAPEARNSGVYHAQGEWVAFLDDDDEWLPQKLELQLETANRSQYEFPIITCCLIARTPRSDYRWPRRLPSPTELTGDYLLVRNSLFRGEASLQTSTLFTRRDFLMQNPFRKELLKHQDIEWFLRASTLENAKIEFVNESLVIHYIEDRSETVSSKTNWQYSLKWIQENKSFVTPRAYAAFIMNRVSAEAAKQGDWKAFRILLQEAMRSGKPEPIDFLIYLGLWLIPQEPRRLLRDFLIGRKQT, from the coding sequence TTGAAACCTCTTGTAAGCGCAATCATACCAACGCGTAATCGAGCAGTGATAGTTAAAAGAAGTGTCCAAAGTGCTCTTGCGCAAACTCTTAAACAAATTGAAGTCATTGTGGTTATTGATGGCCCAGATGAAGCTACCCAAGTTGTACTTGCAGAAATAGACGATCCTCGATTGAGGGTGATAGAACTCCCGATTAGTGGGGGTGCGCCTGAGGCTCGTAATTCTGGGGTTTATCATGCACAGGGTGAATGGGTTGCCTTCTTAGACGATGATGACGAATGGCTTCCACAGAAGTTAGAACTTCAACTTGAAACTGCTAACCGTTCACAGTACGAATTCCCGATTATTACTTGTTGCCTAATTGCTCGAACACCAAGATCTGACTATAGATGGCCTAGAAGATTGCCTTCACCAACTGAATTAACTGGAGATTACCTCTTAGTGCGCAATTCTTTGTTTAGAGGTGAAGCATCTCTTCAAACCTCTACACTCTTTACAAGGAGGGATTTTCTCATGCAAAATCCATTTAGAAAAGAACTCCTAAAACACCAAGATATAGAATGGTTCTTACGTGCTAGCACTTTAGAGAACGCCAAAATAGAGTTCGTAAATGAATCTTTAGTTATTCATTACATAGAAGATCGAAGTGAAACTGTAAGTAGTAAAACTAACTGGCAGTATTCGCTTAAATGGATACAAGAAAATAAAAGCTTCGTAACACCCAGAGCTTATGCTGCCTTTATTATGAATCGCGTGAGTGCAGAAGCTGCAAAACAGGGTGATTGGAAGGCATTTAGAATTCTCTTACAAGAAGCTATGCGATCGGGTAAGCCAGAACCAATTGATTTCTTAATATATTTAGGTCTATGGTTGATACCTCAGGAACCTCGGCGTCTGC